In Candidatus Poribacteria bacterium, the DNA window ATCGCCGCGTTCGCCACGTCGATACTGTTCTTGGCGTCGTATCTGACCTATCATCTGTATCCGGGCGTCGGGACGGTGCGCTTTGAGGAGCCGGCGTCGGTTCGCCCGTTCTACCTGAGCGTGCTGATTCCGCACACGGTGCTGGCGGCGGCGGTTCCGCCCCTGGCGCTGGTCGCGCTGGTGCGAGGCTTGCGCGGACGGTACAGCAAGCACCGAGCCGTCGCGCGATGGGCTCTGCCGGTCTGGCTCTTCGTGTCCGCGACGGGCGTCACCGTGTATGTGATGCTCTACGTCCTCTTCCCGCAGGCGTCGTGACGGAGGTTCCGACGTGTTCTGGATGAAGTCTTCGACGTGGGTGCGCTTTGGCTTCGCCGCGTTGGCAGTCGCCGTTCTGTGGCAGTTGGCGACGCCGCTTCTCGCCTGCCCGGCGTGCAAGGAAGCCGTCCGACAAGCGGCTGAAGGCAGCGCCGGAGGCGTGGACGGTTCCGGCAACGCAGGACTCGGACGCGGGTTCTTCTGGAGCATCCTGACGATGCTCGCCGTCGTCTACGGTCTCGCTGGCGTCGGCATTTACGCCGTCGTGCGCCTCATTCGGAAGTCACAGCGCGCGCAGAACGCCGTCTCCCCGGTCGGCTATTCGTCCCCCACCGCCGCGTCGGAGTCCTAGACGCATGCTTGCCGTCGAGGTCGCGGACCTCTCCTACGCCTACGGCGAGCGCGAAGCGCTGCGCAAGGTCTCCTTCGGGGTTCCGCGAGGCTCCGTCTTTGGGATCGTCGGTCCCAACGGCAGCGGCAAATCCACCTTCTTCAAGACGTTGGCGACGCTCCTTCGACCCACGACCGGCAACGCCATCGTGTTCGGGGACAGCGTGCTGGACGGACCCGCCCGCGTGCGGCAGCACATCGGGGTCGTCTTCCAGGAATCCGGGCTCGACGGCAAGCTGACGCTCGAAGAGAACCTCCACCACCACGCGCGGCTGTTCGGCATGCGGCGAGCTCGTCGCCGGGAGCGCATCGACACGGTTCTCGATCGCACAGGTCTCGACGACCGACGGCGCGATCTGGTCGAAGAGCTTTCCGGCGGGCTGAGACGTCGGGGCGACGTCGCGCAGAGCCTTCTCCACGAGCCGAAGCTGCTCCTGCTGGACGAGCCGTCGACGGGGCTGGACCCCGTCGCCCGGCGCGAACTGTGGCGCTATCTGGACGAGATCCGAGCGGAACGCGACCTGACGATCCTCGTCACCACGCACCTGATGGACGAGGCGGACCGCTGCGACGAGCTCGCCTTGCTCCATCGCGGCGAGCTCGTCGCCCTCGCATCGCCCCAGACGCTGAAGGACGAAATGGGCTACGACGTCATCACGATCCATTGCGAGGACGCCGGCGCGCTCAGCCGAAGCATCCGCGATCGATTCCCGCTGGAACCCCGTGTCAAGAGCGGCACGATCCGCATCGAGGTGGAACACGGACACCGTTGGATCGCCAAGCTGGTCGAGGCGTTCCCCGACACGATGGATTCGGTGAACCTGAGCAAGCCGTCCATCGAGGACGTGTTCGTGACGCGCACGGGCGCTAGCATCGTCGCCGAAGACGCCGCAGGAGCGTCCGCATGACCGCCCGGTTGTTGCCCATCTGGAGCCTGTGGTCGCGCGAGCTCATTCGGTTCGTCCGCCAGCGGAACCGCGTCATCGGGGCGCTGGGCCCGCCGATTCTCGTCTGGTTCTTCATCGGTTCCGGCTTCGGGAGCTCATTCCGCGGGCCCGGCTCCGAAAGCGGAGTCGGCTATCTCGAATACCTCTATCCGGGAATCATCACGCTGGTCGTGCTGTTCACGGCGATCTTCTCGTCCATCTCGGTCATTGAAGACCGACGCGAGGGATTCCTGAACGGCGTGCTGGTGACGCCGATCTCTCGGTCATCCATCGTGTTGGGCAAGATGCTGGGAGGATCGAGCCAGGCGTTTATCCAGGGATGCCTGCTGCTGGCGCTGGCTCCCTTCCTGGGCATGTCCCTCTCTCCACTGCGCGTTCTCACGGTGCTGCTGGCGCTGGGAGTCGTCGCGCTGAGCACGACGGCGCTCGGATTCGCGACGGCGTGGGGAACCGACTCGACGCAGGGCTACCACGCGATCATGAACATGCTGTTGATGCCGATGTGGATGCTCTCCGGCGCGTTCTTCCCACTTTCGGGCGCGCCGCGTTGGCTCCATACCATCATGCTGGCGAACCCGATGACCTACGGATTGTCGGCTCTGCGAGGAGCCTTCTACGGCGATGCCGTCGGGCAAGGGCTCGCGCCGGTGCATTTCGGGACCGCACTCGCCATCGTCGCGGGATTCGGCGGGGCGATGTTCGGTGTCGCGGTCATGACGGCGAACCGCGCCAAGCCGTGATGCGCGCCTCGCCGCGATGGTCTGCCCCTATCTCGGCTGGGTTAAATATCACGATGGGTCGGGAACGCCAACCCAACGGGCAGGTTGCGCCGGCGTATCGCGAGCCGCATACTAGCCGGTGACTCTCTCCCCCGGAGGGACGCCGCGATCCACTCACGTCGTTCGGTACACAACGGGAGTGTCCGAAGACCTCCTCATTCGGTTGCTGGTGGGAACCCTGGATGAACCTCCTGCGGATCATCGACGCTGGCGAAGGCAACGTGCGCGTTGCATGGCGAAAAGAGAACCGCGAACGCCACTACGCGGACGCGCTGCCGTTTGCCAACCCCTTGGCGCTGAGGGATCGGCAAGAGCTGCGATGGTATCTCGAAGGCTACCTGAGCGGATCCCCCTACGGCGGCGACCGCCTCCGTGCCAGCAAGGTCGAGGACCAGATGGAGGCGTGGGGCGCGTCGCTCTTCGAGCAGATCTTTCCGAAGGGGGAGCACGATCCCGACCCGCGCGGGTTCTACCAAGACGCTGTGCGCACGGGCTTGGAGCAGTGCGAGCTCTGCATCTCATCGGATGACTCGGACTTCCTCAACGTCCCTTGGGAGCTGATCCGAGACCCAGCGCCCGGACGCGGTTTCCTCGCGCCATCGCTGGCGGGGCTGTACCGCGAGCGAGCGAAGCACGCGATCCAAGCCGACGCCGCTCTATCTCCGGGTCCGTTCCGGATTCTGTTGGTGATCGCGCGGCCCGGGGGTGAACGCGATATCGCCATCGGAACCATCGCTCGCCCGATTCTGGAGGCGCTGCGCCCGCTCGGGGGTCGAGTCCACTTGGAGGTGCTGCGTCCACCGACGCTCGACGCGCTTGAGTCGCGCCTGAACCAGAGCCCCGGTGCGTACCACCTTGTCCATTTCGACGGACACGGCGTTTTCCGCCTCGACGAGGGGCTCGGTTACCTCATCTTCGAACGCGATGGGGGAGGGCGTCATCCGGTTGGCAGCGACGAACTCGGACAGATGCTCGCCGCGTGCCACGTGCCCCTCTTCGTGCTGAACGCCTGTCAATCGGCGGAGGAGGGCGCGAAGGACCCCTTCGCCTCCGTTGCATCGCGCCTGGTCGCAGTCGGCGCGAAGGGCGTCGTCGCCATGTCCTACTCAGTCTACGCGGACGCTGCGGCGCTCTTCATGGATCGCTTCTACGAGCGTCTGGTCGCTCAGGATTCGCTGTCGAAGGCAGTAGCAGCGGGGAGACGACGCCTTCTGGGCGAGCCCCGCCGCGACTCGAAGGCAGGCATGCGCGAGTTGCGCGACTGGATCGTGCCGGCGCTGTATCAGCAGGAGACCGGGTATGTGCCGCTCATGGGCGCGGCTTCCGCCGCCGAGCCGGAGGAGGGAACGCTCGAACCCGTCGAGACAGCCCGATGGCAGCGAGTCGCCGCCTCGTGTCCAGAGGGCAGATACGGGTTCATTGGCAGAGACAACGACATTCTCCACATCGAGCGGGCATTCCGAGACGACAACGCCCCGTGGGCGCTCCTCTCGGGGCTCGGCGGAACCGGTAAGACGGAACTGGCGTATGGGTTCGCACGCTGGTTCGCCGAGACCGACGGCTGCCCGGGCGGCGTCTTTGTCGCGTCGTTGGAGAAGGGCGACTTCGGTCAGGTCGTCGGAAGCATCGCCGGGTTCGGCACCGACCGTTCCAGACTATCCGAAGAGCAGCAGCGCGACATCCTGATCCGGTATCTGAGCGGGAACCGCTGCCTGCTCGTCTGGGACAACTTCGAGACGGTGAACGGATACCCGCACGGAACGGCGCCCTTCGCGTCGGACGAGGAGCGCCGGAAGTTCAGCGCGTTCCTGCAGGCCCTGCGAGGCGGCAAGAGCCGTGTGCTGATCACGAGCCGCAAGCCGGACGAGAACTGGTTGGGCGTCAACCTCGCGCTCGTGCCGCTGCGCGGTCTGAGTGAGTCTGACGCGCTGCGCCTGGCGCGTTCCATCCTCAGAACGGTGGGCAAGACGCCGGAACACTTCGCGGACGACCCCGACTACGCGCGGCTCTTGGGCTTGCTGAAAGGTCATCCGCGCTCGATGGAGGTCGTGCTCCCTCTGCTGCGCGACCAGAGCCCCGCTCATATCATCGACGAACTCCAGCATCGCATCGGACTCGGAAACGCGATCGAAGAC includes these proteins:
- a CDS encoding DUF420 domain-containing protein: MEIPAAIRALPHVNATLNALCAALLVVGYWHIRARRIPQHRAMMIAAFATSILFLASYLTYHLYPGVGTVRFEEPASVRPFYLSVLIPHTVLAAAVPPLALVALVRGLRGRYSKHRAVARWALPVWLFVSATGVTVYVMLYVLFPQAS
- a CDS encoding ABC transporter ATP-binding protein, which produces MLAVEVADLSYAYGEREALRKVSFGVPRGSVFGIVGPNGSGKSTFFKTLATLLRPTTGNAIVFGDSVLDGPARVRQHIGVVFQESGLDGKLTLEENLHHHARLFGMRRARRRERIDTVLDRTGLDDRRRDLVEELSGGLRRRGDVAQSLLHEPKLLLLDEPSTGLDPVARRELWRYLDEIRAERDLTILVTTHLMDEADRCDELALLHRGELVALASPQTLKDEMGYDVITIHCEDAGALSRSIRDRFPLEPRVKSGTIRIEVEHGHRWIAKLVEAFPDTMDSVNLSKPSIEDVFVTRTGASIVAEDAAGASA
- a CDS encoding multidrug ABC transporter permease — its product is MTARLLPIWSLWSRELIRFVRQRNRVIGALGPPILVWFFIGSGFGSSFRGPGSESGVGYLEYLYPGIITLVVLFTAIFSSISVIEDRREGFLNGVLVTPISRSSIVLGKMLGGSSQAFIQGCLLLALAPFLGMSLSPLRVLTVLLALGVVALSTTALGFATAWGTDSTQGYHAIMNMLLMPMWMLSGAFFPLSGAPRWLHTIMLANPMTYGLSALRGAFYGDAVGQGLAPVHFGTALAIVAGFGGAMFGVAVMTANRAKP
- a CDS encoding tetratricopeptide repeat protein: MNLLRIIDAGEGNVRVAWRKENRERHYADALPFANPLALRDRQELRWYLEGYLSGSPYGGDRLRASKVEDQMEAWGASLFEQIFPKGEHDPDPRGFYQDAVRTGLEQCELCISSDDSDFLNVPWELIRDPAPGRGFLAPSLAGLYRERAKHAIQADAALSPGPFRILLVIARPGGERDIAIGTIARPILEALRPLGGRVHLEVLRPPTLDALESRLNQSPGAYHLVHFDGHGVFRLDEGLGYLIFERDGGGRHPVGSDELGQMLAACHVPLFVLNACQSAEEGAKDPFASVASRLVAVGAKGVVAMSYSVYADAAALFMDRFYERLVAQDSLSKAVAAGRRRLLGEPRRDSKAGMRELRDWIVPALYQQETGYVPLMGAASAAEPEEGTLEPVETARWQRVAASCPEGRYGFIGRDNDILHIERAFRDDNAPWALLSGLGGTGKTELAYGFARWFAETDGCPGGVFVASLEKGDFGQVVGSIAGFGTDRSRLSEEQQRDILIRYLSGNRCLLVWDNFETVNGYPHGTAPFASDEERRKFSAFLQALRGGKSRVLITSRKPDENWLGVNLALVPLRGLSESDALRLARSILRTVGKTPEHFADDPDYARLLGLLKGHPRSMEVVLPLLRDQSPAHIIDELQHRIGLGNAIEDASLAYAFSQMSDAARKHLPFVGLFTSYVDADTLGVFIASDDEPGKIYRRLTGEAPDAETWERVLDEAARDGMVAALGNRVYELHPTFPTFLRAQLVASVGDGGADALDEAYAHSYAAWSSAAYEHVRRGDRNAIDAVHIEETNLLRALRLGERREDWALAQKIAQTLSEFYDVRQRTSEWRSLRNRLLDWTGREMAAGADSDRADLWKFLLGSEANDALARNDLDAAESAHQRILSYLLSLGSPDTEPHIAVAYHQLGIIAQERQRFDQAEAWYRKALEIFERLGLKRDAADAYHNLGMVVQERQRFDEAEAWYRKALEIFERLGLERDAADDYHQLGIIAEERQRFDEAEAWYRKALEIF